The stretch of DNA TGCTTTCGCTTCGGCTGCTCCGCTCAAGCGGATTAACCTTGCCAGTGAGGAGTAACTCGTAGGCTCATTATGCAAAAGGCACGCGGTCATCCGCCAGAGGCGGACTCCCACTGTTTGTAAGCGTTTGGTTTCAGGGACTATTTCACTCCGCTGCTCGCGGTGCTTTTCACCTTTCCCTCGCGGTACTAGTTCGCTATCGGTCTCTCAGGAGTATTTAGCCTTGCCGGATGGTGCCGGCAGCTTCCCACAGGGCGTCTCCGACCCCGTGGTACTCAGGATACTGCTATGATTTGAAATCAGATTTGCATACAGGGCTATCACCTTCTATGGCGCAACTTTCCAGGAGCTTCCGCTTCTGATTCCAAGCCAATGTTGCAGTCCTACAACCCTTCGGTAACCGTAGTTACCGAAGTTTGGGCTGTTCCCTTTTCGCTCGCCACTACTGGGGGAATCTCTATTGATTTCTTTTCCTCCAGGTACTTAGATGTATCAGTTCCCTGGGTTCGCTTCCGCCAAAGGCGGATGATACCTCTTCAAGGTATCGGGTTATCCCATTCGGAGATCTGCGGATCACAGGTTGTTTGCACCTCCCCGCAGCTTATCGCAGCTTACCACGTCCTTCATCGCCTCTGAGAGCCAAGGCATCCACCAAACGCTCTTATTCGCTTTCAGACCTTTGATTAGTTTACCGAATGAATCGGTAGTCAGTTTAAAATTTAAAAGGAGTTACAACATGTCAAAGAACGTATTGGGTCTAGTAGAAATGCAACCCCCTTTTTTCGGCTGTTAAGGGTGGTTGTATTCATCCCAATTTGTGGAGAATATCGGATTCGAACCGATGACCCCCTGCTTGCAAAACAGGTGCTCTAGCCAACTGAGCTAATTCCCCAAACCGGTGTGGGTGTGTTTAATGGTTTGATTACTAATCAGGACACACACGATTTGGTAGTCTCGGGCAGAGTTGAACTGCCGACCTCTACATTATCAGTGTAGCGCTCTAACCAACTGAGCTACGAGACTATTTTTCGCTCATATTATTAGAGAGCGCTTCGGCAGCGCTCTGTACCTGCGATTGTGGCATACAAAAGTATGCAAAGAACGGATGAATAATATGAGATAATCAGGAAGAAGCAGGAAGGATACTGAAGTAAGGACAGGTAGACTCTAAAAAGGAGGTATTCCAGCCGCACCTTCCGGTACGGCTACCTTGTTACGACTTAGCCCCAGTCACTGGTTTTACCTTGGACGACTCCTTGCGGTTATCGTCTTCAGGTACACCCAGCTTCCATGGCTTGACGGGCGGTGTGTACAAGGTCCGGGAACGTATTCACCGCGCCATTGCTGATGCGCGATTACTAGCGATTCCAGCTTCATGGAGTCGAGTTGCAGACTCCAATCCGAACTGAGATCGGTTTTTTGAGATTGGCATCCAGTCGCCTGGTAGCAACCCATTGTACCGACCATTGTAGCACGTGTGTAGCCCTGGGCATAAAGGCCATGATGACTTGACGTCATCCCCTCCTTCCTCACTACTTACGTAGGCAGTTTCCTTAGAGTCCCCGGCATTACCCGCTGGCAACTAAGGATAGGGGTTGCGCTCGTTGCGGGACTTAACCCAACACCTCACGGCACGAGCTGACGACAGCCATGCAGCACCTTGCAGGCGGTGTATTGCTACAAAGCCCCCTTTCAGGGGCGGTCCCCCTGCATTCTAGCCCAGGTAAGGTTCCTCGCGTACCATCGAATTGAACCACATGCTCCACCGCTTGTGCGGACCCCCGTCAATTCCTTTGAGTTTCAACCTTGCGGTCGTACTCCCCAGGTGGTTCACTTAACGCTTTTGCTTGGACACTAACAGTATATCGCTAATGTCGAGTGAACATCGTTTAGGGCGTGGACTACCAGGGTATCTAATCCTGTTTGCTCCCCACGCTTTCGTGCCTCAGCGTCAGTTACAGTTTAGTGAGCTGCCTTCGCAATCGGTGTTCTACATCATATCTAAGAATTTCACCTCTACATGATGTATTCCGCCCACCTCAGCTGTACTCAAGACCTGCAGTATCAACGGCAATTCCGGGGTTAAGCCCCGGGCTTTCACCACTGACTTACAGGCCCGCCTACGCACCCTTTAAACCCAGTGAATCCGGATAACGCTTGCACCCTCCGTATTACCGCGGCTGCTGGCACGGAGTTAGCCGGTGCTTATTCCTCTGGTACCGTCAGGGCAGGTAGAAACCTGCTTTTTCTTCCCAGAGAAAAGAAGTTTACAATCCATAGGACCTTCTGCCTTCACGCGGGATGGCTGGATCAGCCTTTCGGCCATTGTCCAATATTCCCTACTGCTGCCTCCCGTAGGAGTCGGGCCCGTGTCTCAGTGCCCGTGTGGCTGGTCGCGCTCTCACGCCAGCTACTGATCGTTGGCTTGGTAGGCCGTTACCCTACCAACTACCTAATCAGCCGCACGCTCATCTCTGACCCCCGGAGGTTTAATTACAAAAGGATGCCCTTTCGTAATGTTATGGGGTATTAATCCTAGTTTCCCAGGGCTATCCCCCAGTCAGAGGCAGATTGCGTACGTGTTACGCACCCGTGCGCCACTCGTCATCATCTGCCTTGCGGCAGACATGTTACCGTTCGACTTGCATGTATTAAGCCTCCCGCTAGCGTTCATCCTGAGCCAGGATCAAACTCTCCGTTGTAAAAGAATTTGAAAAATCTGGAGTCCTGACCTTACTTGGTATTACTTGCTGCTTCTTCCCAATATCTCAAAGAACTGAAACCCTTTCAGCATCCTGTTTTCGGCATGCCGAGCAGGTTAGTATTTCAAATAACTTCGCTTTTTCAAAAGCGGGTAGCAAAGTTACACGTATGACTTTGAAAAAACAAACTCTTTGAATTTTTTTTTCTTTAGTCCATTTTAAAGCTGATTCACAGGGATTTTTATGTTGCAAGAAAGTTAATTGTCTCTAAGAATCTCTGTATCGGAAGACGTAAGCCATGGCGCAGAGAGAGTCTATCTGCACTTAACAAGGTTTTCATTGATTTTCTTTTGGGTTTAAGAGCCCAAGAGCCACAATTTTTGCATAGCATACATAGTTTTGACGGAACGGAAAAGCTTTCTTGCTTTTTTAAGCCTACCCCTTTAAATTTGCCAACATGGAAATGAACTCCACCGTGACTTGTTGTTGTTGCTGTTGTTGCCTTTTGATAAGGGGTGGGGTTTTCCTTATGCTTTGAGCAAAAAAGAGCAAGATAATTAAAGCCTCACCCGAAAGGTGAGGCTTTTTGATTTTAACAAAGAGCTGTCAGCAAGTCATTTATGCCACTGGTAAAAGATTCTCAGACAGAGTTGCTCCTAAAAAGGCTGGAACAAATACGAGCTTACGTGGGCAATACTCCCTTGATTCAAATAAAGGGGTTAGTGGAAAATCCTGCCGTTTCGGTATGGGCTAAGCTGGAGTGGAATCAACTGGGGAGCAGTGTAAAAACCCGACCGGCATTCCAAATTATTAAAAACGCTATAGAAACAGGAAGTCTTGGTAACGGGAAACACTTGCTGGATGCAAGCAGTGGGAACACCGGAGTGGCCTATGGAGCTATTGGTGCTGCTCTGGGCATACCTATCACTTTATGCCTACCGGAGAATGCCTCGGAGCAAAAGAAGGCTTCGCTGGCCTATTTTGGGGTAAACATTGTTTATACTTCGCGTTTTGAATCAACGGATGGGGCACAGGATAAGGCAATGGAGCTTTATCTTGAATACCCGGAAAAATATTTTTATGCCGATCAATATGGAAATGCGCAGAACTGGAAAGCACATTATATGACAACGGCTCCTGAGATTTACCAGCAAACGGGGGGTGCATTGACGCACTTTGTAGCAGCATTGGGCACAACAGGAACGTTTACCGGTACCAGCAGAAGGCTAAAGGAACTTAATCCTGAAATTCAGGTTGTAGCATTACATCCTGATTCTGCTTTGCATGGCCTGGAAGGATGGAAGCATCTGGAAACGGCCAAAGTGCCGGCTTTTTATGATGCTTCTCTGGCAGATCAAAACCTCAGGATTTCCACTGAGGAGGCCTATCGGATGATGAAGCAGGCTGCGAAAACCAGTGGTCTGTTACTAAGCCCTTCCTCGGCAGGCGCATTAGCCGGAGCGGTAAAGG from Chitinophagales bacterium encodes:
- a CDS encoding cysteine synthase, coding for MPLVKDSQTELLLKRLEQIRAYVGNTPLIQIKGLVENPAVSVWAKLEWNQLGSSVKTRPAFQIIKNAIETGSLGNGKHLLDASSGNTGVAYGAIGAALGIPITLCLPENASEQKKASLAYFGVNIVYTSRFESTDGAQDKAMELYLEYPEKYFYADQYGNAQNWKAHYMTTAPEIYQQTGGALTHFVAALGTTGTFTGTSRRLKELNPEIQVVALHPDSALHGLEGWKHLETAKVPAFYDASLADQNLRISTEEAYRMMKQAAKTSGLLLSPSSAGALAGAVKVANSISRGMVVTIFPDHGSNYPDVLKALIKEN